cgttatttaggttaaaggagaaaaattgaaacccaataagttagggcacgattgtctcgaattaccaaatacggaatattactttatgaaagaattattattgggttggatataatgataataagaataatattaaagtaaagtaaacaataatactatatataaatatatatatatatatatgtatataatagaaatacacactactatataataataataataaatatagaaatacaaaagcaaatataaaaatattaaattaaagtaataaaaacagtactatatataaatataaatatatatatatatacataaaatatacactaatatataatagtaatagtgatagcaaaactaatgaaaatatgagtaatattaataatatattagaatacaaaagtaaagtaataacaatagggtgataataataataataatacaaacaataatacatatatatataataatagtagttagaaataaaaataataaaagtaacaataatgatagtaataatatacataaatatggagagggcatatataatataataataatataaataataatatatacatgataaataataataataatataaataatagtaaaaataataaaataataaaacgaagctctcaactctctttctcccTCTTTTCTAAATCGGCCGTTGGTCCCGCTTTGCTTCGGTCATGGACCCTCACGGGCCGCCATCGGCGCCACCGTACACGGCGGCCggacctcaaaaaaaaaaaacctttttcggtaatgaaaatatgggtaaccttcttacttttatttttactttcgtataaaaaaaacaaaataaaattgaaaggaaaacaataaacaaacaaagaactaaagatgagaatagacaaaagaaacctcttttgctttgatctttgattaatctccaaaaagtagcctttccaagaaacaaaaacaaccttcttttccaaaaaaacacctccaaaaaaacaaaaaaacctcctccaaaacaaagaacaatcctcctccaaaaaaccaaaaacccaCCCTAAAAAAcaaagtcttgaatggcttttatagccaaattttacaagtggagtggttggggtggtttaggtggccaagggtggtgaagttggtggccaaggtgggtggccaacaaaggtggtggagtaggtggccaaggtttttatttatttattatttttttttttttgtgtttgggttgggattaggttgggccaaaattgggtttgggcttgtaactagataataggctaggtttaattcaggtttggttttattgggtcccgggcaaaatttgggtcttacagGTAATTTCAAGCATTATGCCAAAAAGAGTAGATATAATCataacctataatgagattgtttaaaaaaaaacatgatattagaaaatagtattaatataatataaatatatgaatatgttaaaatatataataaattattttgatataatttcCAAACTTATTTATATCCTAAATTCTTATATGAAAGGAAAATGTGTATTTGAGTACAATTAAATTCACGTCGATTTAGTTATTGCAATAGTAACAATGCTAAATGAGCTGAAACTCGATCTATATAATAAGAATTATCaatgtattaaaattataaaatattttatttatataatatatataatattttatttatttaatatttgtttaattattaaattgatattaaataaatattttattagtaatagagtttttatttatttgaactaTATAGTtaagaataatatataaaatcttttataaaaaataatagattGAATCATATCAATAGTTTTTTTTTGTACCATTGAGTATATAATTATTATCGGAAAAATATTTGGTGTACTCTCAGTAGAGTTTTTAGATTCCACAACCAAAGTTAAAAGGTTGACAAGTGTCTATAAAGAtatggtaaaatattaaaaaaattaaaacaaaaacttaataatttttaaagCTACTTACAGAATAAAAATAAGGACATTGCTAGTGCACCAAATATTAATccttattaataaatatattattttaaatcaattattatttaattagtattataattatatactaattaaaattaaaatttatgattataaATAGTATTCAACAATCAGATATTATTAACATTGGTAATTTGAAGTGTGTCAAAATAGTAGAGTACTAAAGAAATGATTTTTCGAAGAGTAAATTTCAAGTCATAGTCAATTTTGAAGGCCATCAGAAAGATTGAAGTAGAAAATttaaatatacttgtaatgttgGTATTTgttttattagattttattttaactttttaggaagttggattttgatttATCATTAATTTATTCCATTTTTAATAATACAATTAGATTATTTAATCTAAATAACTGTTCCacttacaaaaataaaatattaaaaattagaaattatattttgattcataaaatttaatttgattatatttaagtttacagtttaattaataacatttttatttgattttaaattagAAGCAAATATAAGATgttaaaatagttttaaaataaaatgaaataaaacaactgaaacattaattttaaattaatagttaatttaataaatttaatacattaaaatcataattaattttATGCGCATACAAACTAAACTAAACGAAACTCTAAACTCAATTCTCAAAAtaccttttattttttataagaTATTTACATATATTTTCAGGTAGAATCCTTTTAtacttattcaaattattttcaccattttaaatataaatagttGGTCTAtagtataaaaaattaaataaaatgagcTCGATTTTGAATAATCACAAATTCTTAACTTGTATTCCATAATCTATTTAAATATTTCAGTTCGGGTCAATTTTACGATAcacaaacatattaaaatatatagaagactaattattaataattaaaatattttaattaataatacttagaacataaaaaaaatacGAACAcgttataaattaataattttttttctaaattgaattacaataaaaaaaatagatatgTTAGCGATTGAGAGacaacataaacataaaaattgtCTCTACATTGAACAAATATAAGAATTGACAAGTTatacaaaatatgaaaatgaTGAAGACATGACATGAAATCAATATAGAAAAAGtaacaataaaacaaaaatagCATAAATACAAATGTGTAAGTTTTTCATAAAATGAAGTATTAGAATGTAAAATTTTATACGTGTTTATAACGTTTTACACATTTTAATACTTTGACTGACCTGTACTAACCCAAAAggcttaattaaaatatatatatatatatatatatatatatatttgaaaataaaaaacacacacacacaaaaatttcttatttttgttaCATTTCTCTATTTTCTTATATGTATAcattttaaaatacttaaaatattttaaacacttGCCAATTGAGTATTGGTATTGATATTATTGTCAATATAGGAGGACGTGAGTTTGAGTGTTCTAAAAcgtattatcttcctatttatagATAATTTTAGGTATCTCCATGATTTCAGTCCAGAGTATCTTCCTATTTACCGATTAAAGTAATGACTATCATAAACGAAATAATCTTTTACTATTTTTCAGTTTAAGTCTATTATTTTCGTAAAATCTAAATTTAAATCTACAAATTTACTTTAAAATTCAGATTCCATTATTATATAGCAATGTTTCAtcgttattaatttttttttatagtaCATAGGTACTATCTGTAAAgaaaacaattaaaaaaaaaatccgaTTACCACTGTTTTATAACAAACAAACAAATTATTGGATGAACTCAAACAACTATCACATAATGGTTCAACTAACACATATAAACCAAAGGATTGGATAATCAAAATTCCATATCCATCTTCAACAGAACTGACCCACTTCCACATTACAAATAGACCCCATTTTTAACTCCCGAGGGAACATTACTGTTCTTAGCTTTTCGAAAAGAACcccagagagagagagagagagagagcaatGAGTAGTGAAGGGCCATCGCCATTGGTGCCATCTTTAATGGTGGGAGCGCTGGGATGGGTGATCTTTGGCCCTAGTTTTCTATCCATTATGGACTCTGTTCTGCCATGGGCTCAAGCTGGAGATCCAGATAGTGGCAACTTTTATGTGCTGTTGGTGCTTGTGCTTCTTTTATTGTTGGTTCTTGTGCAGTTGTTGTCCAAGTTTTTCCCAACTCCACGGCTACGCATTGGTATGTTTCAGCAAACAAGAAGTGGCTCTGCTGGTTCTGATGATGGGTTTGGACTTGGAACTCTTCTTTTTGTTTTGATGTTCTTAGTTTTGTATAATTTTTGGTCTGATTGAAGCCCTTCAATTCATTCTTCCACGTGAAGAAAGCAAAAtgtctttttccttctttctttatgAACTTAACTTGCATGTACAAAGTTTGTATCGATTCAGATTTTAATCCGATGAATATATATCAAcaaatatatatgtaaaataatatAGAAAGCGAACATACCAAATTATCAAGTAAATATGATTCAATATACTGATCAGAAACAAAATCACGAACGAAGATTATTTATATACCCATATCA
Above is a genomic segment from Gossypium arboreum isolate Shixiya-1 chromosome 8, ASM2569848v2, whole genome shotgun sequence containing:
- the LOC128279467 gene encoding uncharacterized protein LOC128279467, producing the protein MSSEGPSPLVPSLMVGALGWVIFGPSFLSIMDSVLPWAQAGDPDSGNFYVLLVLVLLLLLVLVQLLSKFFPTPRLRIGMFQQTRSGSAGSDDGDSEARSSWKLVEAISHYLMALFLFSIN